A single Carnobacterium alterfunditum DSM 5972 DNA region contains:
- a CDS encoding DUF305 domain-containing protein: protein MQGMIPHHSIAILTSERADIEDPRVRKLADDIIKAQKKEIKEMKELIEELK from the coding sequence ATGCAGGGAATGATTCCACATCATTCTATCGCTATACTAACGAGTGAGAGAGCAGATATTGAAGATCCAAGAGTCAGAAAACTTGCAGATGATATTATTAAAGCTCAAAAGAAAGAAATTAAAGAAATGAAAGAATTGATTGAAGAACTTAAGTAG
- a CDS encoding class I SAM-dependent methyltransferase has protein sequence MSNETKKIKGRYNRISKIYDILEQPMEVMTMSKWREKLIENIAGPKILEVGVGTGKNLLIYPNKLEITGIDFSENMLEKANQKIKGKENITLIEMDAQKMSFADNTFDTIVTSCVFCSVPDPVEGLKEMRRVCRPDGKIIMLEHMRSHHNIVGEFMDVVNFIPLHTWGANINRETIANILKAGFKEEEIETQDLWSDIVKLIEIRNKK, from the coding sequence ATGAGTAATGAAACTAAAAAAATTAAAGGGCGCTACAATCGTATTTCGAAAATTTACGATATTTTAGAACAACCAATGGAAGTAATGACAATGAGCAAATGGAGAGAAAAATTAATTGAAAATATTGCGGGTCCGAAAATTTTGGAAGTCGGAGTTGGTACTGGAAAAAATTTGCTTATTTACCCGAATAAATTAGAAATAACAGGTATAGATTTTAGTGAAAATATGTTAGAAAAAGCAAATCAAAAGATAAAAGGAAAAGAAAACATCACATTAATTGAGATGGATGCTCAGAAAATGAGCTTTGCGGACAATACATTTGATACGATAGTTACTTCTTGTGTATTTTGTTCAGTACCGGACCCTGTAGAAGGACTTAAAGAAATGAGAAGAGTCTGTAGACCTGACGGTAAAATTATTATGCTAGAACATATGAGAAGTCATCATAATATAGTTGGTGAATTTATGGATGTGGTGAATTTTATCCCATTACATACTTGGGGAGCCAATATTAATAGAGAAACAATTGCAAATATATTGAAAGCTGGATTTAAAGAAGAAGAAATAGAGACCCAAGATTTATGGAGTGATATTGTAAAATTAATAGAAATAAGAAATAAGAAATAA
- a CDS encoding YdhK family protein — translation MNKKAIINGIITISSLALLAACSPQDSENQESVDSSVQSSIPAAESSSDSQMMSESEDMYNEMDGMIPDDYGEIPEGLEEAENPTYSVGDRVTIQTDHMKGMKGANGTIMGAFDTVAYEVTYEPTNGDTIVENHKWVLKEEIPEARNQEEPLSEGTEVTLEASHMEGMEGVTATIDSAKETTVYMLDYQPTDGGEMVKNHKWVTEDELAPE, via the coding sequence ATGAATAAGAAGGCAATTATTAATGGGATAATAACCATATCCTCTTTAGCTCTGCTAGCGGCTTGCTCACCTCAAGATAGTGAAAACCAAGAGTCCGTTGATTCAAGTGTACAATCCAGTATTCCAGCTGCTGAAAGTAGTTCCGATTCTCAAATGATGAGTGAATCAGAAGATATGTATAATGAAATGGACGGCATGATTCCTGATGATTATGGGGAAATACCAGAAGGTTTGGAAGAGGCAGAAAATCCAACCTATTCAGTTGGAGACAGGGTGACTATCCAAACCGATCATATGAAAGGTATGAAAGGGGCTAACGGAACGATCATGGGTGCATTTGATACAGTTGCCTATGAGGTGACTTATGAACCGACGAACGGGGATACCATAGTAGAAAATCATAAATGGGTCTTAAAAGAAGAAATACCAGAGGCACGCAATCAAGAAGAACCTTTGAGCGAAGGAACAGAAGTAACGCTAGAGGCCAGCCATATGGAAGGCATGGAAGGTGTGACTGCTACTATAGATTCTGCTAAAGAAACAACCGTTTATATGCTAGACTATCAACCAACTGATGGTGGGGAAATGGTTAAAAATCACAAGTGGGTTACAGAAGATGAATTAGCACCAGAATAA
- a CDS encoding CopY/TcrY family copper transport repressor — MVTTNSIKITDAEWEVMRVAWANETVTSREITSILENKKQWKAPTIKTLIGRLVDKGVLQTIREGNKFIYSAAVTEEESMDSYTNDVLSRVCHKQSGHVISNMIAEATLSKVDIAMLKKLLEQKENTALDEVPCECHLHHH; from the coding sequence ATGGTGACAACTAATTCAATAAAAATAACAGATGCAGAATGGGAAGTCATGCGTGTAGCTTGGGCAAATGAAACGGTTACCAGTAGAGAAATCACGTCCATTCTCGAAAATAAAAAACAGTGGAAAGCACCTACTATCAAAACATTAATCGGTCGTTTAGTCGATAAAGGCGTCTTACAGACTATAAGAGAAGGGAACAAATTTATTTACTCTGCGGCGGTTACTGAAGAAGAAAGTATGGATTCTTATACGAATGATGTCCTTTCTCGAGTCTGTCATAAGCAATCGGGTCATGTTATCAGTAACATGATAGCTGAAGCTACTCTAAGCAAGGTAGATATTGCTATGCTAAAAAAACTATTGGAACAAAAAGAAAACACAGCATTGGATGAGGTGCCATGCGAATGCCATTTGCACCATCACTAA
- a CDS encoding heavy metal translocating P-type ATPase, with translation MENKVFSIEGMTCASCAQTIEKATSKLPGVKAANVNLATEKMTIQFNELSLTEADIQKAVADAGYTAITNTLKKTFIIEGMTCASCAQTIEKATQKLSGMNHSTVNLATEKMSVQYDPVVLNVSDITKAVADAGYEAHEEVGSAESVDLDREKKQRHIKEMWHRFLMSTIFTLPLLYIVMGHMLGLPLPEIVDPMMYPITFSLTQLTLTLPVMYYGRSFFTVGFKTLFKGHPNMDSLVALGTSAAFVYSLFGTYMIYLGDTSFTTVLYYESAAVILTLITLGKYFEAVSKGKTSEAIKKLMGLAPKTARVLRNNQEMEIAIDEVQVEDIIVVRPGEKLPVDGIVMEGNTSIDESMLTGESMPVEKKPSDNVIGASINKNGSFQYKATKVGKDTALSQIIKLVEDAQGSKAPIAKLADQISGIFVPIVIGLAVLAGLAWFFLGQESWIFALTIMISVLVIACPCALGLATPTAIMVGTGKGAENGVLIKSGGALETTHKIGTIIFDKTGTITEGKPKVTDIVTTNGLSETDLLILAASAEKGSEHPLGEAIVNGAKERSLALIKTESFNAIPGLGIQVIINGQHLLLGNKKLMTESHISLENLAADSDRLADQGKTPMYIAKNGKIAGIIAVADTVKENSLKAIERLHRMGIEVAMITGDNKRTAEAIAKQVGIDRVLSEVLPEDKANEVKKLQAEGKKVAMVGDGINDAPALAQADTGIAIGSGTDVAMESADIVLMRSDLMDVPTAVELSKATIKNIKENLFWAFAYNILGIPVAMGLLYLFGGPLLSPIIAAAAMSFSSVSVLLNALRLKRFKPSNIK, from the coding sequence ATGGAAAACAAAGTTTTTAGTATAGAGGGTATGACGTGCGCCTCTTGTGCACAAACAATTGAAAAAGCTACAAGTAAGTTACCAGGTGTAAAAGCGGCAAATGTTAATTTGGCTACTGAAAAAATGACTATCCAATTTAATGAATTATCTTTGACAGAAGCAGATATTCAAAAAGCTGTAGCAGATGCTGGGTATACAGCGATAACCAATACGCTTAAAAAGACATTCATTATTGAAGGTATGACCTGTGCCTCTTGTGCACAGACGATTGAAAAGGCCACACAAAAACTTTCCGGTATGAACCATTCGACTGTTAATCTGGCAACCGAAAAAATGAGTGTGCAATATGATCCAGTTGTACTGAATGTATCAGATATAACAAAAGCAGTTGCAGATGCTGGATATGAAGCTCATGAGGAAGTTGGTTCTGCAGAATCAGTTGATTTGGATCGTGAAAAGAAACAACGGCATATTAAAGAGATGTGGCACAGATTTTTAATGTCGACTATTTTCACACTACCATTATTATATATTGTCATGGGGCATATGTTGGGTTTACCACTACCAGAAATTGTTGATCCAATGATGTATCCTATAACCTTTTCTCTAACTCAATTAACATTAACACTTCCAGTCATGTATTATGGTCGCAGTTTCTTTACGGTTGGATTCAAAACCTTATTTAAAGGACATCCAAATATGGATTCTCTTGTTGCACTAGGCACCAGTGCCGCATTTGTTTATAGCCTGTTTGGAACCTATATGATTTATTTGGGCGATACTAGCTTTACGACGGTTCTCTATTATGAATCTGCAGCTGTCATTTTAACGCTGATTACATTAGGAAAATATTTCGAAGCAGTTTCAAAAGGTAAAACGTCAGAAGCGATAAAAAAACTGATGGGTCTAGCACCAAAAACAGCACGTGTATTGCGCAACAATCAAGAAATGGAAATAGCGATTGATGAAGTTCAGGTTGAAGATATTATTGTTGTTCGACCAGGTGAAAAATTACCGGTTGATGGAATCGTAATGGAGGGAAATACCTCAATCGATGAGTCGATGTTGACAGGTGAAAGTATGCCGGTGGAGAAGAAACCAAGCGACAACGTTATTGGTGCAAGCATTAATAAAAACGGAAGTTTCCAATACAAAGCAACAAAAGTTGGGAAAGATACTGCCTTATCTCAAATCATTAAATTGGTTGAAGATGCCCAAGGTTCAAAAGCTCCGATTGCAAAATTAGCTGACCAAATTTCTGGCATTTTTGTTCCAATTGTAATAGGTCTAGCTGTTCTAGCTGGTCTAGCCTGGTTCTTCTTAGGACAAGAATCTTGGATTTTTGCTTTAACTATTATGATTTCTGTACTGGTTATCGCTTGCCCATGTGCATTAGGCTTGGCAACACCAACAGCTATCATGGTTGGAACGGGTAAAGGGGCAGAAAATGGCGTTTTGATTAAAAGTGGTGGGGCTTTAGAAACCACTCATAAAATTGGGACAATTATTTTTGATAAAACAGGAACGATTACAGAAGGAAAACCAAAAGTAACCGATATCGTGACTACAAATGGTCTTTCTGAAACGGATCTATTGATTTTAGCGGCCTCTGCCGAAAAAGGTTCTGAGCATCCACTGGGTGAAGCCATTGTGAATGGAGCAAAAGAAAGAAGCCTAGCGTTAATTAAAACAGAATCATTTAATGCTATTCCTGGATTGGGTATTCAAGTAATTATTAACGGTCAACATTTATTACTGGGTAATAAAAAACTAATGACTGAAAGCCATATTTCGTTGGAAAATTTAGCTGCGGATTCAGATAGATTAGCTGATCAAGGTAAAACGCCTATGTATATTGCGAAGAATGGAAAAATTGCTGGTATTATTGCTGTTGCTGATACCGTTAAAGAAAATAGTTTGAAAGCTATTGAAAGATTGCACAGAATGGGTATTGAAGTAGCTATGATTACAGGAGACAACAAACGAACTGCTGAAGCAATTGCTAAACAAGTTGGTATCGATCGTGTACTGAGTGAGGTATTGCCAGAAGATAAAGCTAATGAAGTGAAAAAGTTGCAAGCTGAAGGTAAAAAAGTTGCAATGGTTGGGGATGGTATCAATGATGCTCCGGCCTTAGCGCAAGCGGATACTGGTATTGCTATTGGTTCCGGTACAGATGTTGCAATGGAATCAGCTGATATTGTTTTGATGAGAAGTGATTTGATGGACGTTCCAACAGCTGTGGAATTAAGTAAAGCAACGATTAAAAATATCAAGGAAAATCTCTTTTGGGCATTTGCCTACAACATATTAGGTATTCCAGTGGCGATGGGTTTACTATATCTCTTTGGAGGCCCCTTATTGAGTCCAATTATTGCAGCGGCTGCAATGAGCTTTAGTTCAGTATCGGTGTTATTAAATGCATTACGCTTGAAGAGATTTAAACCATCTAATATAAAATAG
- a CDS encoding heavy metal translocating P-type ATPase: protein MDKKKNHTSSKEKQSSHNHMNHNHEENKESDSLHDSHEGHEDHGSHGGLHEHHHHGSFKEIFLKSLPFGIIIMLLSPMMGVTLPFQFSFPYSDILVSILATILIIYGGKPFYMGAIDEFKKKVPGMMALVTLGIGVSYFYSLYAVVGGYLTGEHIMDFFFEFASLLLIMLLGHWIEMKAVGEAGDAQKALAELMPKDADLVLEDDSIESRPVSQLKVGDIIRVQAGENIPADGVIQRGQSRVNESLLTGESKPIEKNTGDKVIGGSTNNEGVLYVEVQETGDKSFISQVQTLISQAQDQPSRAENLANKVASWLFYIAIAAAVIAFTVWLFLTDVQTAVLFTVTTLVIACPHALGLAIPLVTARSTSLGASRGLLVKDREALELATKADVMILDKTGTLTTGEFKVLNAETVSEIYSTNEILALMAGIEGGSSHPIAQSIVGYAENEGVKPINFDSIDVVSGAGVEGEANGHRYELISQKAFGQNIEFDVPKGATVSYLVEKGKAIGAVALGDELKSTSRELMNVLKSQGIKPIMATGDNEKAAKGVAEELGIEYRANQSPQDKYDLVESLKNEGKTVIMVGDGVNDAPSLALADVGVAIGAGTQVALDSADVILTQSDPGDIESFIELANKTTRKMRQNLIWGAGYNFIAIPIAAGILAPIGITLAPAIGAVLMSVSTVIVAINAMTLKLKN from the coding sequence ATGGACAAAAAAAAGAATCATACGAGTAGTAAAGAGAAGCAGTCTTCTCATAACCATATGAACCATAATCATGAAGAAAATAAGGAATCAGATTCTCTTCATGATTCTCACGAGGGCCATGAGGATCATGGTAGTCATGGTGGCTTGCATGAACACCACCACCACGGTAGTTTTAAAGAAATATTTCTGAAATCGCTCCCCTTTGGAATTATTATTATGCTGTTGTCTCCAATGATGGGTGTTACTTTACCATTCCAATTTTCGTTTCCTTATTCAGACATCCTTGTTTCTATACTCGCAACCATATTAATTATCTATGGAGGAAAACCTTTTTATATGGGAGCGATTGATGAATTTAAGAAAAAGGTACCAGGAATGATGGCCCTTGTAACTCTTGGGATTGGAGTTTCTTATTTTTATAGTCTTTATGCTGTTGTGGGTGGATACCTCACCGGTGAACATATAATGGATTTTTTCTTTGAGTTCGCTTCTTTACTTTTAATTATGTTACTGGGTCACTGGATTGAAATGAAAGCCGTTGGAGAAGCTGGAGACGCTCAAAAAGCACTTGCTGAATTAATGCCAAAAGACGCTGATCTTGTTTTAGAAGATGATTCTATTGAGTCTCGTCCAGTATCACAGTTAAAGGTCGGAGACATAATTCGTGTTCAGGCTGGAGAAAATATTCCAGCAGACGGAGTGATCCAAAGAGGACAATCAAGAGTCAATGAGTCGTTATTAACCGGTGAATCAAAGCCGATTGAAAAAAATACTGGAGACAAAGTAATTGGTGGCTCAACAAATAATGAAGGGGTCTTGTATGTTGAAGTACAAGAAACGGGAGATAAATCTTTTATTTCTCAAGTACAAACGCTAATAAGTCAAGCGCAAGACCAACCTTCACGTGCTGAAAACCTTGCTAACAAGGTAGCGAGTTGGTTATTTTATATCGCAATAGCCGCAGCTGTCATTGCATTTACTGTTTGGCTATTCTTAACAGATGTACAAACCGCAGTACTGTTCACGGTAACTACTTTGGTTATCGCTTGTCCACATGCATTAGGTTTAGCTATTCCTCTTGTTACTGCACGGAGTACTAGTTTAGGTGCGAGTCGTGGATTATTAGTAAAAGATCGTGAAGCGTTAGAACTAGCAACAAAAGCAGATGTAATGATTTTAGATAAAACCGGAACCTTAACTACTGGGGAATTTAAGGTTTTGAATGCAGAAACAGTAAGTGAAATTTATAGCACAAACGAAATTCTAGCATTAATGGCTGGAATTGAAGGTGGATCTAGTCACCCTATTGCTCAATCTATCGTGGGTTATGCTGAAAATGAAGGAGTAAAACCAATTAACTTTGATTCCATTGATGTGGTATCGGGCGCTGGAGTTGAAGGGGAAGCAAATGGGCATCGTTATGAATTAATCAGTCAAAAAGCATTTGGACAGAATATTGAATTTGATGTTCCAAAAGGAGCAACAGTTAGTTATTTAGTGGAAAAAGGAAAAGCAATTGGTGCGGTTGCTTTGGGAGATGAATTAAAATCAACTAGCAGAGAGCTAATGAATGTACTAAAATCTCAAGGAATCAAGCCTATTATGGCAACTGGGGATAATGAAAAAGCAGCTAAAGGTGTTGCAGAAGAATTAGGGATTGAATATAGAGCGAATCAATCTCCACAAGACAAGTATGATTTAGTAGAATCACTAAAAAATGAAGGGAAAACTGTCATTATGGTAGGAGATGGAGTAAATGATGCACCTTCTCTTGCTCTAGCCGATGTCGGGGTAGCTATAGGAGCAGGTACACAAGTAGCACTTGATTCAGCCGATGTCATTTTAACGCAATCGGATCCAGGCGATATTGAGTCCTTTATTGAGTTAGCTAATAAAACAACACGTAAGATGAGACAGAACTTAATCTGGGGAGCTGGCTATAACTTTATTGCAATCCCAATAGCTGCGGGGATTTTAGCCCCTATTGGGATTACCTTAGCTCCAGCTATAGGAGCTGTGCTAATGTCAGTTTCAACGGTCATCGTAGCTATCAATGCAATGACTTTGAAATTGAAAAATTAA
- the gap gene encoding type I glyceraldehyde-3-phosphate dehydrogenase: MTIKVAINGFGRIGRLAYRRIKELNSTELEVVAVNDLADIEDLAYLLKYDTAQGRFPYDVEAKDNVITVDGKEIKAYKEKDASKLPWGELDIDIVLECTGFYVSSEKSNAHLEAGAKKVMISAPTKDDVTKIGVYGVNEKSLTGNDRIVSAASCTTNALALMTKVLVDEFGVQRGLMTGSRAYTASQSLQDAPGGRKKRAGAQNVIPTTTGAAKALGKVIPEVDGIITGTSTRVPVITAGFVELYSVLDQNVTIDEINKAMKAASSEAYGYTQDEVVSSDIVGDTHGSTFDATLTEVMDANGGQLVKTVAWYDNEYGFVSNTIRLLEYFAKLD, translated from the coding sequence ATGACAATAAAAGTAGCAATTAACGGGTTTGGTCGCATTGGGCGATTAGCATACCGTCGAATCAAAGAATTAAATAGTACAGAATTAGAGGTCGTTGCGGTTAATGATTTAGCTGACATTGAAGACTTGGCTTACTTGCTAAAATATGATACTGCACAAGGACGTTTCCCATACGATGTAGAGGCTAAGGATAATGTGATTACAGTAGATGGAAAAGAAATCAAAGCTTATAAAGAAAAAGATGCGAGTAAATTGCCATGGGGCGAGCTAGATATTGATATTGTACTTGAGTGTACTGGTTTTTATGTGTCTTCAGAAAAATCCAACGCTCATTTAGAGGCAGGAGCTAAAAAAGTGATGATATCTGCTCCCACTAAAGATGATGTCACAAAAATTGGCGTATATGGAGTCAACGAGAAATCATTGACGGGGAATGACCGTATCGTTTCCGCCGCTTCCTGTACAACGAATGCACTAGCATTGATGACAAAAGTATTAGTCGATGAATTTGGTGTTCAAAGAGGACTAATGACAGGTTCGCGTGCCTACACAGCCTCACAATCTCTTCAAGATGCTCCTGGTGGCCGCAAGAAACGTGCAGGCGCACAAAATGTTATTCCAACAACAACTGGTGCTGCTAAAGCATTAGGAAAGGTTATACCAGAAGTGGATGGAATAATAACAGGGACTTCAACTCGCGTTCCGGTTATTACAGCAGGTTTTGTCGAACTTTATTCAGTACTTGACCAGAATGTGACGATTGATGAGATAAATAAAGCTATGAAAGCCGCTTCGAGTGAGGCCTATGGTTATACTCAAGATGAAGTGGTGTCTTCGGATATAGTTGGCGACACTCACGGATCTACTTTTGATGCAACTTTGACTGAAGTAATGGATGCAAACGGTGGTCAGCTGGTGAAAACAGTTGCCTGGTATGATAACGAGTATGGGTTTGTTTCAAATACGATTCGACTACTGGAATATTTTGCGAAACTTGACTAA
- a CDS encoding heavy-metal-associated domain-containing protein has translation MRKEVLVEGMKCKGCANTVQEKFEAIEGVESVEINLESKKVIVESKTKIDAETFRSALSGTKYSVVD, from the coding sequence ATGAGAAAAGAAGTATTGGTAGAAGGTATGAAGTGTAAAGGTTGCGCTAATACGGTTCAAGAAAAATTTGAAGCAATAGAAGGTGTAGAATCAGTAGAAATAAACTTAGAAAGTAAAAAAGTTATTGTAGAAAGCAAAACAAAAATTGACGCAGAAACATTTAGATCTGCTTTGTCAGGAACAAAATACTCTGTAGTTGACTAA
- a CDS encoding TIGR01906 family membrane protein, with product MKSKVIYLLGFFCLFFFILSVSIAITINFTPLYTFDITYLNIADEIGMTKEVILKNYSVLMNYLNFPWITELKMSDFPSSERGLFHFFEVKKLFLLDYVTLVISGIGSILFLNYLKRKKGMWKLVHFFQWGFIIPPLLIVTLFINFDTLFVLFHKIFFNNDAWLFNPSNDSIILALPEAFFMHSFILVFGVIEFLLIIGYFISKKQWVKQEKKTP from the coding sequence ATGAAATCAAAAGTCATTTACTTATTGGGATTTTTTTGTCTATTCTTTTTCATTCTTTCAGTATCAATTGCCATTACCATCAACTTTACACCGCTATACACATTTGATATCACTTATCTGAACATAGCAGATGAAATTGGAATGACAAAAGAGGTTATATTAAAGAATTACAGTGTATTAATGAATTACTTAAATTTCCCTTGGATAACGGAGCTTAAAATGTCTGACTTTCCAAGCTCTGAAAGAGGCTTATTTCATTTTTTCGAAGTGAAAAAGTTGTTCCTGCTTGATTACGTTACCTTAGTAATCTCCGGTATCGGATCTATTTTATTTCTAAACTATCTAAAAAGAAAAAAAGGAATGTGGAAACTTGTTCATTTCTTTCAATGGGGATTCATCATACCGCCACTATTGATTGTCACTTTGTTTATCAATTTTGATACACTATTTGTCTTGTTCCATAAAATATTTTTTAACAATGATGCTTGGTTATTCAATCCTAGCAACGATTCGATTATATTAGCTTTGCCCGAAGCATTCTTTATGCATAGTTTTATATTGGTATTTGGAGTAATTGAATTTCTGTTAATAATAGGGTATTTCATTTCAAAGAAACAATGGGTAAAACAAGAAAAAAAGACTCCTTGA
- a CDS encoding M23 family metallopeptidase, which translates to MQKRLLASVFVAVLMINSSYLPLTVNAETTEELEQKRQTLETQSTQINRDIQEKEDQLGSLEIEKETFTEDTQQLQLKIDGFILQLQKEEKNLEESKMKIKKLQTEIDSLKELILQREKKLKSQARAVQTDGNVSNLVDVVFSSGTFTELVGRIGIVNQLVTANKEIVIVQKNDEKLLEKNEKKAEEEKLAIEKLKSSIEINKSNLVAQKSELDDKITKVAAAYDLTALEKTAFVKEQQAVAAQTSMLSGELEEKREKIIEEENTKQAAAQKAAEDSAGEIMSEEFEEESIVVNKQDSSISSNKSSLAGSKNPSSNEIPLKTSNTDFIRPSNGYTTSPFGYRIHPITGERKLHGGIDFAGGGQIVAAKSGTVLVAGYHSSFGYYVKIDHGNGFQTLYAHMKAGSLLVSPGQLVSQGQQIGTMGTTGASTGVHLHFEVYDNNIRVDPAPYLGL; encoded by the coding sequence ATGCAAAAAAGACTATTAGCCAGTGTGTTTGTTGCTGTTTTAATGATAAATTCAAGTTATTTACCTCTTACAGTAAATGCAGAAACGACAGAGGAATTAGAACAGAAAAGACAAACACTTGAAACGCAGTCAACTCAGATAAATAGAGACATCCAAGAAAAAGAAGATCAACTGGGCAGTTTAGAAATAGAAAAAGAAACTTTTACGGAAGATACGCAACAATTACAGCTGAAAATTGATGGATTTATTCTACAATTACAAAAAGAAGAAAAAAATTTAGAAGAATCGAAAATGAAAATTAAAAAGTTGCAAACAGAAATTGATTCCTTGAAAGAACTTATTTTACAACGTGAAAAAAAATTGAAGTCTCAGGCACGTGCAGTACAAACAGACGGTAATGTCTCCAATCTAGTAGATGTTGTATTTTCTTCTGGAACCTTCACAGAGTTGGTTGGTCGTATAGGCATTGTTAACCAATTGGTAACTGCTAATAAAGAAATCGTTATTGTCCAAAAAAATGATGAAAAACTTCTGGAAAAAAATGAAAAAAAAGCAGAAGAAGAGAAATTGGCAATTGAAAAATTAAAAAGTAGTATTGAAATAAATAAAAGTAATCTCGTAGCTCAAAAATCAGAACTAGATGACAAAATTACTAAAGTGGCTGCAGCTTATGATCTGACAGCATTAGAAAAAACAGCATTTGTCAAAGAGCAACAAGCAGTTGCTGCCCAAACTAGTATGTTATCAGGCGAATTAGAAGAAAAGCGTGAGAAAATTATTGAAGAAGAAAATACGAAACAAGCAGCGGCTCAAAAAGCAGCTGAAGATTCTGCTGGTGAAATCATGTCTGAAGAGTTTGAAGAAGAAAGTATAGTCGTTAACAAACAAGATAGCTCCATCAGCTCTAATAAGTCTTCACTTGCTGGTTCTAAGAATCCTTCATCTAATGAAATACCTTTGAAAACCAGTAATACTGATTTTATTCGCCCGAGCAATGGCTATACTACCTCACCATTTGGCTATCGAATCCACCCGATTACTGGCGAGCGTAAGTTACATGGTGGAATTGATTTTGCTGGGGGCGGTCAAATCGTAGCTGCTAAAAGTGGCACAGTGCTAGTAGCTGGGTACCATAGCTCATTTGGATACTACGTGAAAATTGATCATGGGAATGGGTTTCAAACTCTTTATGCTCATATGAAGGCAGGTAGTTTGTTAGTTTCCCCTGGACAACTAGTATCACAAGGTCAGCAGATAGGAACAATGGGGACAACAGGAGCCTCCACAGGCGTTCATTTACACTTTGAAGTTTACGACAACAACATACGAGTAGATCCTGCGCCGTACTTAGGCTTATAG
- the lgt gene encoding prolipoprotein diacylglyceryl transferase gives MNVLLGVIDPIAISVGPFQIYWYGIIIAVAMFVAISLATREAKKRGLKEDTIIDIALWAIPIGFVGARLYYVLFEWDYYLQNPGEIIAIWNGGIAIYGGLIAGGLTVYWYTKKNGIPLALLLDILAPSVLLAQSIGRWGNFMNQEAHGGPVSRQFLENLYLPEFIIEQMNINGTYYHPTFLYESLWSLSGFVIIIILRNRKNLLRQGEVALSYMIWYSTGRFFIEGMRTDSLWIGDFLRVSQALSLVLFIGAILIGYLRRQVYPSKLYYLEGMTDLRTSKKLESDKKV, from the coding sequence ATGAATGTATTACTTGGTGTAATTGATCCTATTGCTATCTCAGTTGGACCGTTTCAGATCTACTGGTATGGTATTATCATTGCTGTAGCAATGTTTGTAGCTATTTCTTTAGCTACAAGAGAAGCAAAAAAAAGAGGGCTTAAAGAGGATACAATTATTGATATAGCTTTATGGGCCATTCCGATTGGTTTCGTAGGTGCTCGTCTCTACTATGTTTTATTTGAATGGGATTATTACCTGCAAAATCCAGGCGAAATCATAGCCATCTGGAATGGCGGAATTGCGATTTATGGCGGCTTGATTGCAGGTGGACTTACCGTATATTGGTATACAAAGAAAAATGGAATTCCTTTAGCTCTTCTGTTAGATATCTTAGCACCTAGCGTGCTACTGGCTCAATCTATTGGTCGATGGGGAAACTTTATGAACCAGGAAGCACATGGAGGACCTGTCAGCCGTCAATTTTTGGAAAATCTCTATTTGCCTGAATTTATCATTGAACAAATGAATATTAATGGCACTTATTATCACCCGACATTTTTGTACGAATCATTATGGAGCCTATCAGGATTTGTGATCATCATCATTCTACGGAATCGTAAAAATTTGTTACGACAAGGGGAAGTAGCGTTAAGTTACATGATCTGGTACTCAACTGGAAGGTTCTTTATTGAAGGCATGAGAACGGATAGTCTATGGATTGGTGATTTTTTACGTGTTTCACAAGCTTTGTCTCTTGTCCTCTTCATTGGAGCCATCCTTATAGGGTATCTCCGTAGACAAGTTTATCCCTCAAAACTCTATTATCTAGAAGGAATGACGGATCTAAGAACTAGTAAAAAGCTTGAATCAGATAAAAAAGTTTAA